A genomic window from Carassius auratus strain Wakin unplaced genomic scaffold, ASM336829v1 scaf_tig00216514, whole genome shotgun sequence includes:
- the LOC113098324 gene encoding immune-associated nucleotide-binding protein 9-like produces MAEGSFSATEMSESSSRAEDPVIRILLIGRKGSGKSSSGNTILGEKRFKVGLKHDAEIHEEVTQIRGKQVSVIECPDLLDPDLNEEQLEKMKEQLVSGCSAGLSSVLLTVPLEKPLQNEQEILDYIKCLFGPEVQKYIMILFTHECESDQTIAEPQTQHDHADLQRLMTECGGKFHCFNNRIKSDDQIQQLLMKIEGKMLENGGKFIMKQLKRSNSKANLVNFSEESPAADPDL; encoded by the exons ATGGCAGAGGGATCTTTCTCAGCTACAG AgatgtcagagagcagctccagAGCAGAGGATCCAGTGATCCGGATTCTTCTGATCGGCAGAAAGGGTTCTGGGAAAAGCTCATCTGGAAACACAATACTGGGAGAAAAGAGGTTTAAAGTAGGTTTAAAGCATGACGCTGAAATTCATGAGGAAGTAACTCAGATCAGAGGGAAGCAGGTCTCTGTGATTGAGTGTCCAGATCTACTGGATCCAGATCTGAATGAAGAGCAGCTGGAGAAGATGAAAGAGCAGCTGGTCTCTGGATGTTCAGCAGGTCTCAGTTCAGTTCTGCTCACTGTTCCTCTGGAGAAACCTCTGCAAAATGAGCAGGAGATCCTGGATTATATCAAGTGTTTGTTTGGTCCTGAAGTTCAGAAATACATCATGATTCTGTTCACACATGAATGTGAATCGGATCAAACCATCGCTGAACCTCAGACACAACACGATCATGCAGACCTCCAGCGACTGATGACTGAATGTGGGGGAAAGTTTCACTGTTTCAATAACAGAATTAAATCAGACGATCAGATACAACAACTACTGATGAAGATTGAAGGAAAGATGTTGGAGAACGGAGGGAAATTTATCATGAAACAATTAAAGAGGAGTAACAGCAAGGCCAATCTTGTCAACT TTTCAGAAGAGTCTCCAGCAGCAGATCCAGATTTGTGA